From Mercenaria mercenaria strain notata chromosome 17, MADL_Memer_1, whole genome shotgun sequence, the proteins below share one genomic window:
- the LOC128550012 gene encoding neuronal acetylcholine receptor subunit alpha-9-like encodes MLRFDTVCEEKTLFFICISVLLSSIQSVGAYSYEPNYAAALETDLFATYAKKHRPQSKTDIVLEFGLMHITELDIVTQRLYSVGFLSTYWFDGRLQWTPSGYGNMTSFIPLVTDIWTPPLVLSNAADEIKLLNDNSNFESCPVFLHFNGFVIWLVPANFIAQCTINIKYYPFDSQSCNILVTSWLYADSQVDLSAQGSKINLDIYEEHGEWEISGTSVEASARVLNGYSNPAIKFTVNLKRKYSYYLLNMLLPVIVLAAMAPFVFILPVESGEKIGFALTILLSLSVVMTVVSDNIPPTSTNICVLSVYLLIIFIICSLETLATVITCRIHELHNKTYVMGDGCQNAARILSRITRYRRRPKICDITAFKEEHNLKEIQADVPEKNDLSKQLGRNNNAWTENENEDAQKEEGIKMEYTYEDIVIMYETFNLVLFTVLTSLITITFMVVLHTNAGESN; translated from the exons atgttgcggtttgatacag TATGTGAGGAAAAAACATTATTCtttatttgtatttcagtatTGCTCAGTTCGATACAAAGTGTGGGAGCCTATAGCTACGAACCAAATTATGCTGCAGCATTAGAAACGGACTTGTTCGCTACATACGCGAAAAAACATAGGCCGCAGTCCAAAACAGATATCGTGCTGGAGTTTGGACTAATGCACATAACAGAACTG GACATCGTTACTCAGCGTTTATACAGTGTGGGATTTCTTTCAACT TACTGGTTTGATGGCCGCTTGCAATGGACACCATCGGGGTACGGGAACATGACGTCGTTTATCCCATTAGTCACCGACATTTGGACCCCGCCGCTGGTTTTGAGTAATGC AGCGGATGAAATAAAATTGCTGAATGACAATTCTAATTTTGAGAGCTGTCCTGTTTTCTTGCATTTCAATGGGTTTGTGATATGGCTGGTACCTGCCAATTTCATAGCACAGTGTACCATCAACATAAAGTACTATCCATTTGATTCCCAGAGCTGCAACATTTTG GTTACTTCATGGCTGTACGCGGATAGTCAGGTAGATCTTAGTGCACAGGGTTCAAAGATTAACCTGGACATTTACGAGGAACATGGTGAATGGGAAATTTCTGGGACGTCTGTTGAAGCTAGCGCGAG AGTTTTAAATGGCTACAGTAACCCAGCAATTAAGTTCACGGTTAATCTCAAGAGAAAATATTCCTACTACCTGTTGAACATGCTGCTTCCGGTTATTGTCCTTGCTGCCATGGCTCCGTTTGTATTCATCTTGCCAGTGGAGAGCGGAGAAAAGATCGGTTTTGCTCTGACGATTCTTTTGTCATTGTCAGTTGTCATGACAGTCGTGTCTGACAACATACCGCCAACATCGACCAATATATGCGTGCTTA GCGTGTACCTACTGATTATTTTCATCATCTGTTCTTTGGAAACCTTGGCAACTGTTATAACATGTAGAATACACGAGCTTCACAACAAAACTTACGTGATGGGTGACGGATGTCAGAATGCTGCTAGAATCCTCTCAAGAATTACGAGATACAG acgAAGGCCTAAAATTTGCGACATAACAGCGTTCAAAGAGGAACATAATCTAAAAGAAATACAAGCTGATGTGCCAGAAAAGAATGACTTATCGAAACAACTGGGACGAAATAATAATGCATGGACTGAAAATGAAAACGAAGATGCCCAAAAAGAAGAGGGTATTAAAATGGAATACACTTATGAAGATATCGTAATCATGTATGAAACCTTCAATTTAGTTCTATTTACTGTGCTGACGTCACTCATAACAATAACTTTTATGGTCGTTTTGCATACCAACGCAGGAGAGTCAAACTAA